A segment of the Marinomonas posidonica IVIA-Po-181 genome:
GTAATGAATCTTCCTTAATTGCGTTTACAACACCTGTATTGGATGTAAGTCAAACCGGTTGGCGGATGATTGGGGCGCATACGGATAGCCCATGTTTGAAATTGAAGCCAAACGCGCATGTGGATCGTTTTGGGTATCATCAATTGGGTGTGGAAGTGTATGGTGGTGTGCTGCTACATACTTGGTTGGATCGTGATTTATCCATTGCGGGTCGTGTCACTGCCAAAACCGACGCTGGCAATATTGTCAGCCGCCTAATTGATTTTAAAGAGCCGATTGCTGTCGTGCCGAATTTGGCCATTCACTTAAATCGCAAAGTGAATGAAGGTTTTTCGGTGAACCCACAAGAAGAAATTCTGCCGATCTTATGTGGTGCGGATAACGAGTTTGACCTTCATCAGTTGTTGATTGCTCAGCTGCGACAACAACATCCTGATTTGCCGGTTGCGCAAGTGTTGGATTTTGAATTAAGCCTTTATGATACTCAGCCTGCGGCTTTGGTCGGCCTGCACAAAGAATACATTTGTTCGGCGAGACTGGATAACTTGTTGAGCTGTTACGTCGGTTTGCAAGCCCTGTTAAGTTCTAATAATGAGCGTCCTAGTTTGCTAATTTGTACCGACCATGAAGAAATTGGCAGTTTGTCAGCGTGTGGTGCTAATGGGCCATTCTTGGATGATGTGTTACGACGTTTGTCGCCTAACCCAGAACAGTTTGTGCAAGCGATTCAGCGCTCTATGTTGGTGTCGGCGGATAATGCTCATGCCTTGCACCCTAACTATGCGAATCGTCATGATAAAAACCATGCGCCAGCGATTAACAAAGGGGCCGTGATTAAAGTCAATGCCAATCAACGTTATGCTACCAATAGCGAAACGGCGAGTATTTATCGAGATGTGGCAGCACAAGAAAATTACCATGTGCAAACCTTTGTGGTACGCAGTGATATGGGGTGCGGCAGCACAATCGGACCAATTACTTCTGGTGAAATCGGTGTGCCAACCATAGATATCGGTCTGCCAACCTTTGGTATGCACTCGATTCGAGAGCTGGCAGGTAGCCATGATGCGTTCGGTTTGTATAAGGTGCTTGCGCGCTTTACCAAACGAGACACGCTGATGACCCGTTAAGCGAGGGTCGCGCTGAGTTAGTCTGGCGAAAGCAATAGATTATTGATGTCTTAAGATTGAGTCAGCTACCCAGCATAAAAAAAACCACCGCACGATAACATGCGGTGGTTTTTTTTGAGCCGAATAAAGGGGCTTTAGTTTTGAGCAACCAACCATTTATCAAGTTGTTTGATCTTATCTTCCGTTAAGTCACCAGTTGCTTCTAACAAGCTAAGTTGTTTTAGAACGAAGTTATAACGGTATTGCTCATAGGTATTTTGAGCATCGTATAGATTTGATTGAGCATCTAGCAATTCAACCAGGTTACGAGTACCTACATCATAGCCGGCTTTCGTGGCTTCTAAAGCACTGTTACGAGAGCGAATCAATTGCTGTTGTGCTTCGATTTGAGCCACTGCAGTTTGCAGGTCAAGGTACAAGCTACGAATATTTAACTCAATGGATTGCAATGAGCTGGCTTTTTGTTCGATTGCTGATTCCGCTTCAGCGGAGGCCTGGCGAACAGAAGCGTTAATCGCGCCACCACTGTACAACGGGATGCTAACACCTAAGGAAAGCGCCGTGGTATTCGTTGCGCCACTGGTCAGTGAGCTGGAAGTCACACTGTAATCATTGTCGGTGCGAGAAAGCGAACCAGTAATAGAAACCGTAGGTGTGCGGCCATTGGATTTTTGAATGCTGATGTTATTTTCCGCACTTTCAACCGCTAGGCTCAAAATTTTCAGTTCTTTGTTGTCTTTTTGCGCTTTCGCAATCAAGGTATCAACGGTCATGTTTGGGTCTAAACGAATAGGGTAATCCGCAGACAAAGTAGGAATGCTTTCGATCACACGTCCTGTTCTTTGGTAAAGGGCTTTTTGAGCATAAGATACGCTAGAACGGGCGCTCAATTCGGTGACTCGTACCGAATCGTATTCCGCTTGTGCATCTTGAAGATCGGTCACGGAAGCTAGACCCACTTCATATTGCTTTTTAGCACGGTCAAGCTGACTTGCTGTGCTTTTTACCAAGGCTTCTGTGGTTTGTAAGGTAGACTGAGCGATCAGCAGGTTGAAGTATTCTGTTAGGGTGGTCAGGGCCAAGTCTTCTTCAGAATTTTCGTAGCTAACGCCGGCGCTGGCAGAACTAATTTCGACCGCATCTACGGCATAGCCAAGGGCTGGAGAGTAGATAGGGTAATTCAGCTCTAATGCCAATGAGTTTGAGTTATTGTCGTATTCAATCGAAGGACTGTCTATATTGGTATAGCCTAGGCTGCCACTGAAGCTAATTTCTGGGTAAAGATTCCCCTTAGTGACTGTGACCCCTTCTTTTTGTGCTTGGTAGGTTGCCGCAGCAGCACGCAAGCCTGGATCGTTTTGTTTCGCCAGTTTATAGACGTCGTAAATACTTTCGGCTTGAACGGCTGTACTGCTCATGACAGCGGCCGTTATCAAAGATGAGATAATATGCTTTTTCATAGATTTCTGTAGGCTCATAGTATGAAATTTAGTTATAATACTAGCGTAACTTCTGGTCTTGTGGCAGTGCCATTTTCGCTATATCTATTATGACTACTGACCATATCATAACGAAATGCTTTGAATAGGCTTCTAATGTGGAAACTTATTGCAAGCCACTGACTAGCTTGTCTTTATGATGATTTATTTTTTCACCTCAATTGTATAAGTGATGATCTTTTCTTGTTGTGGGGCCAGTTGTCCTTCGATAAGTAAAGCATTTGCCGAATTTTTAGTCACCTGGTTCGCTTTAATAATGTCGACAATGCCATTGGTGTTCTGTTGCAAGGCAAATTTTGCCATTTTTTTATCATGATTTTTTACGCTTAACTGCCAAACTTGTCGACTAGGTAACTGCTTAGAAGACGCATTGAGTAAGGTTAGATGCCCACTGATGGCTTGGCTTTTGTTTGTGATGACATCAAGGGTTTGACCTGAGCGCATCTGATTAAGGTTGACTTGATTCGCCGGAATTAAGAGCGGGCCTTTTTGCCAGAAGGTTTTGTAAGACCCTGGCATGCTGTCTTGCTTCAAGGTAAAGGTGAGTTGGTTATAGAAACTGAGAGGGAGGCTGCCAGCTTGTCCACTGTGAGTGAATTGCTCCGCTGTATGGCGTTGATTCTGTATGTTTAAGGTATCACTGGGTAGGGCATACAAGGTATTGGAATAAGGCGCTAATGCGATTTGATCCGCTAAAGGAAACACCACTTCATTGTCTTGATAGCTGACTTGTGGTGCCGCTGAGTCAAGCATCATACTAGCTCGTTCGTTCTTGAATTTCGGGCTGGGTTGATGGTGAGAGTAATGCAGCAAACTCGACTCTAGCATCAGTGCTTGGTTGGATTGATTGGTGAGTAAGGCTTGTTGAGTAAGAGTTACCTTGTTGTCATTAAAGATCAGGTTCAGTTGCGGTGTCCAAGAGAGCTGCTCGGTCTGGTAGCTGATGGGCAGATTGTCTATGTTTTGTGCTTGTTTGGCGTGCGATTCGAGTGGAACTAGGTAAAAGTCATTCATTGGTAGGGTGACAGGACGATTGTTCAGACTGAGAGTAAAGTTCTGTTGAGCTTGATTTACCTGAGTCAGTAAGCCGGTGTAATTGAGATCCCTGTGTTTATGCTCGACGCGAATTTTACTGCCCACCTGGTTGATCCATTGTCGCTGAGAGGCATCGCCAAGGTATTCAATCGGTCTGAAATCTGTGGCAAATGGTAATACACTGCCAGCGACAGGCGATAAAGTCAGTTCCTTGTTATCTTCGACAACTTGGCTATTTTGAAGGCCAATGACCGCCTTAATTGGATCGGCCAGGGCGGGCTGATACAAAGCACTTAGTATTAAGCCTGTCATCATTTGAGCGTGTGATTTATGCATAACTCGGAATCCTTCTGGTGTTTTTTAACATCTTATGATCGTGCCGTCTGCTCCCTCATGTTAACCTAATAGCATAGAAATATTGTTGGAAATATAGGTCATTTGTGTGGATAAAACATTACTGATTATTGACGGTTTGAATTTGATTCGACGACTTTATGCCGCGCTGGAAGCCGAACAGGATGCTGTGCGTCGGGTTGAACGCACTCAGAGTATTGCGATTGATGCTTTGAGTAAGTTAGCACAGCAATTTGATCCTGATTATGCGGTAGTGGTGTTTGATTCAAACGGCAAAACCTGGCGACATCAGGTGTATCCTGAATATAAATTGGGACGTGTTCCCATGGACGATGCCTTATTGGAGTCATTAGAAGAGTTTGCCCGAGTGTTTCGTTATAACCATTTTCCATGTCTGCGTATGTCGGGTTGGGAAGCGGATGACTTGATTGCGACCTTGGCGGTCAAGGCGTCACAACATAAGGTGACGTCTTATATTGTCTCTACCGATAAGGGGTTCACGCAATTATTGGGAGATGAATACATACTTCAGTATGATTATTTTGCCAAACTGGGTTACAACAAGGCTTGGGTACCCGGTAAATATGGCGTACAGGCCGAACAATTGATGGATTATTGGGCCTTAGTCGGCGACACCACCAATCGTATTCCTGGGGTAAAAGGCATTGGCCCGAAAACGGCTTTGAACATCATCGCTGATGCGCCTACGATTGAAGCCATCTATGCCAATCTGCAGACCTTTTCTGAGCGTATTCAAAAGCTCCTCGCTGGAGGTTATGAACAGTGCTTATTGTCTCGTTCATTGGTGTCGTTAAAAACCGATGTGTCTTTGGGCTTTCCTTTATCCAAACTCAAATTTCAACCGAAGAAAGACGCTTAACGAATGGTTTGTTTAAGTTCGATTAGTCGATTATTCACCACGTCAAACAGCTGATTGATGATCTGACTGGCGTCTTGAAATAAGCTGTCAGGATTGCGCTGGCTTAACGTACCTTGCTCCACACTGTGTTTTATATCTTGAATAAATTGTTGCAGGACTTGATTGCTGTTTGCGGGCAGCAATTGGCTTAACTTAGCATGATGTTCGGTGATATTTTCTAAGGTGAAAATAAGCTGTAGTTTTTTATCTGAGCTTAGGTCTTGCTTGCTGGCTACTTGTACACTTAGGGCGCGAATTTGGCCTAGGGCTTCAGCTAGTTCAGGTAGGGTTTTAACCAGTTGTTGTGATGTTAGGCGCACCGCTTGTTGGCGGCTGGTGGTAAGGGCGAACTCATCAGCGAGATCCCATAATGCTTCTAGTTGACGATTGATTAAGCCTGTATGCAATTGAAAGCTTTGGCTACTTTGAATATCGTCTTTTTGTAACAACTTTTGCCATTGTTTGTGGACATATTGAATGCTCAGTTGCGGTGGATAACGATGCTTTTTTTCAAAAGACAGTATCTGTTCGTATTGAGTTTGAATGTCCTTTTCAAGCTGCGGCAATTTGCCTTTAAAGTCTAGGTTGCCATTTAATAAACCGGAGTGCATGCCTCTGTGCTGTTGTGTGAATTTTATGAGTTCAACAAAATGATGGACACCTTGGATGCCTTCTAATGTCCGTTTCTTAGCATTGAGCTCGGAATAAAAGTGTCTGACAAGTGCTAGGCCGATAATAGTAAAACTGGTGATAAAGAGCAGGATGATGACATTCATAGGGAGGTTTCCTTTTGATCCAAGCGAGAGGAAAGCCATTCTAGGTATTTGACCATATCCTTTGCGTCTTGACTGGCCTTGCTGTGTTGTTCACTGACGGTGCTAATCCCTTTAAGTCGATCTGACATCTTGTTGTTGGTGTGTTGGAATTCGCTTATACCTTGCATAGATTGTTTGACTTCTTGTTGGGTTGACTGAGCCGCATCGTAGATGGCTGAGAGAGCAGAATGGGCCTTACCTGAACCTTGTGAGGCAAGGTTGGCGAAGTCGATTAACTTTAAGCTGGTTTGCTCAGAGGCATGTACCTGAGAAGCGATAGAATTGACCATTAAACCAATATCCTGAGCGGCCAATTCGGTACTTGCCGCCAATTCCCTTACCTCATTTGCGACCACGGCAAAGCCGCGACCTGCTTCTCCTGCTCGTGCCGATTCAATGGCGGCATTGAGAGACAGCAAATTTATGTTGGAGGTGATTTGTTCTATGGTGGCAACGAAATTTCGGATTTTCTCTGTGGTTTGAATGAGTTCCTGCATTTGTGCTTGGTTATCAGATACGGTGGTTTGCATGCTGGTGATTTGCTGACCTAGATTGGCCAGCGCCACTTGACCATTTTCGGAATGGCTGTGTGTTTGATGTGCCATGTCTAGGGTTGTTTGAATTCGTGCCAAAATATCGTCAATGGCGGCACTCATGGCGGAACTTTCCTGAACCAAGGTGTCCAGTGCTTGATGTTCTTCCTCTGCACCTTGAGCGACCATGTTAGAGGAGTTTTGTAATTCGTTTGCTGTGTATTGGGTCTCTTGTGAGCAACTTTTGAGTAAATGCTGTTTACGGCTGAGGTGGCGAAGCAAGTTATTAATCTGACCGGCGAGACGGTTGAATTCTTTATCGTTGTGAGACAGTTCTAAAGTGTGATTCGTATCCAGTGTTTGTAGGTGTAGGTTGAGTTCTTTTATGCGTTGCTGAGTTAAGTAATTGGCTGACATAGCAAAATACACCAATAAACAGGTGCTGATTAAAATGACAGTTTGAGCTTGTGGTTGCAGAAAGGAAAGATACAGTGCAGAGATACAGACCGCGCCGAGCAGAAACATAATTGTGATCCGAGCGAAATAGGGCAGTGCGGTTATGAGTATGGTTCCAGGTTTCAGTAACATTATGGTCTCTCATTGTCATGCTAGAGTCTTTATCGAAGCAATAAATAGACCAGTAAGGGGAGGTGTGGATTTATTTAGTGCAAAATGAGGCTCTTGTGTGAAACATAAAGAGGCACTGTGAAGCTTCTCTAGACTGAATTTATGCTCTAGTTTGTTGTGATTCTGAATGACTGAAGCTCGCGCTTTGCTCTTTGAGGAAGGTAGAGGCGTCGAAAATGAAGGCTGGATGACAGCGGGGATATACGCTTGATTTTTGTGCGTAACGGATCAATAAGGTGCAATTTTGAGCAGGGTAAAAACTTCGCTAGAAAAATATCCTGACAAGTGAGGAAAAGATGATCGCAGCCCCTTACTCATCGTAGTCGAGATGCTTATAATAGGCGCATCTTTGTAGAAAGCGGATAATTGAGAACATTATGTCTGAGGTAAGAACACGCATTGCCCCGTCACCAACGGGTGATCCTCATGTTGGTACGGCGTATATTGCACTATTTAATATGGCGTTTGCACGCAAAATGGGCGGTAAGTTTATTTTGCGCATTGAAGATACTGACCAGACTCGTAGTACGCCTGAATCAGAAAAAATGATTCTCGACGCTTTGCGTTGGTTGGGGTTAGATTGGGCTGAAGGTCCAGATGTCGGTGGTGAATACGGTCCTTATCGTCAGAGCGAACGAGGCGATATTTATGGCCAATACGCCCGTGAGCTAGTCGAAAAAGGTCACGCTTTTTATGCCTTTGAGACTCCAGAAGAGCTGGATCAGATGCGTGCCGAGCAAAAAGAGCAAGGCTTGCCACAAAAGTACGATGGCCGTGCATTGTTGCTTTCTCAGGCTGAAGTGCAAGCAAAACTGGATGCCGGGGTACCTTACGTCATTCGCATGAAGGTGCCAGAAGAAGGCGTGTGTGTGGTACAAGACATGCTACGTGGCACCATTGAAATTGACTGGGCTCAAGTGGACATGCAAGTGTTGCTAAAAGCCGATGGTATGCCTACTTACCACCTAGCGAATGTTGTGGATGATCATCTGATGAAGATCACTCACGTGATTCGTGGTGAAGAGTGGATCAACTCTGCGCCTAAGCACATTTTGTTGTATCAGTATTTTGGTTGGGACATGCCAACGTTATGTCACATGCCTTTGTTGCGTAATCCGGACAAGTCGAAGTTGTCTAAACGTAAAAATCCAACCAGTATTTTGTATTACCAACGCATGGGTTATATGTCGGAAGCGGTCATTAATTATTTGGGCCGTATGGGTTGGTCTATGCCGGATGAGCGTGAAAAATTCTCATTGGATGAGATGATTGAACAGTTTGATATTCAGCGTGTTTCCTTAGGTGGACCAGTATTCGATGTTGAAAAGCTAAGTTGGCTAAATGGCATGTGGATTCGTGAGAATCTTACCGCTGAAACCTTCGCCCAAAAATACGTTGAATGGGCGCTTAACCCAGAATATTTGATGAAAATCTTGCCATTGGTGATCCCTCGCGTGGAAACTTTTTCTGATGTGGCGGATGTGGCTGGTTTTTTCTTGAAAGGGTTACTACCACTGACTAAAGAAGACTTTGCTAGTATCAAGATGGAAGAGGAAACCCTTCGTAAAGCGATGCAGTTTGCTCTATGGCGTCTAGAAGCTCTGAATCAATGGGAAAAAGACAATATCTTTAATGAGTTGAAATCGCTCGCGCAATCGCTAGAGATTAAACCAAAAGATCTCTTTGCTCCTTTGTTTGTTGCCATTTCAGGTTCTACCGCATCCGTTTCTGTGTTTGATGCCATGGCGATTCTAGGATCCGATATTTCACGTGCAAGAATGCGTACGGCAGTGAATGCACTTGGTGGACCGTCTAAGAAGGAAGCTAAGCGTTGGGAGAAAGAATACGCTGCTCTGTAATCAGAGAGGTATTCTATTAAGGGGGATTTTTAGAGGATAATGCCTTCTACTTGTTGCTCTTAAAGCGCACATAAAAAAACCGGCCAATTGGCCGGTTTTTTTTGTCTATAACATGCCTTTCAGCATGGTTATTGAGTGGTAAAGACACCAGTCTTACTGTCTAGGCTAGAGACCTGATTATGGATGTCTCTGGTATTACCTTCGATGTTATTGATGTAGCTGTTGTCACGTTGTAACTGCTGAGCAATCTTGTCCATCTCTTCACTCATGTGAATGGCGGTTTTTGCGACTTCTTGAATAGAGCGCGCCATTTCAACAGAAGAAGAAGAGCTGGTTTGGGCATTCTGCTCGATTTCACGGATGGCCAGCTCGGCTTTTTCACTGTAATCTTCGATCGCATGCAGATTCTCTTGACCATCTTTCATTGTCTTAATGGCGTTTTGAGTGGAAGATTGAATGGTGCTAACGATGTCTGTGATTTTCGCCGTGGCATCCACCGTTTTCTCTGCCAACGAACGTACTTCATCTGCAACGACCGAGAAACCACGGCCCGCTTCACCTGCACGAGCGGCTTCAATGGCGGCGTTTAAGGCGAGAAGGTTAGTTTGGTTCGCCAAGTCATTGATCATCGCAATCACATTATCAATGTCTTTTGATAGCTGGCCGAGTTCGTTTAGCTGTTCACTGGTTTTGTTTACCACTTTAATCGTGGTCGATAGGTTGGAAATGGCCCCATTGATGGTTTCAGCCCCTAACTTAGCCGACTCATAGGTATTTTGAGACTGTGAGCTTAGATCCTCTGTGGTGTGAGAGATACTCGAGATAGTGGTTGAGATTTCTTCAGTCGCCGCCGCGAGAGAGTTGGTTTGTTCGCTTACCGAACGGTTGCTTTCTGCAATGTTCGTCACTGAGGTATTCAGTTCAGTAACCATGCCACTGACATCGCGTGTGGTGGTGACAACGTCGCCAATGACCGCTCCTAAGCCTGTGGTCATCTCATTGACTGAGCCACATAGGGAGTCAAACTCATCGTTACGTTTGTTATTTACCGTGAGGCGAGCTGTTAAGTCGCCACTTTTAACCTTGCTTAAGTCTGAAATGATTTGGCTCAGGGTCTTTTTCACATCACGGCCAATGCTTGCCATTAACAGTGCGGCAATAATGGCGACAACAATACTGACTATGATAACG
Coding sequences within it:
- a CDS encoding methyl-accepting chemotaxis protein — translated: MFLLGAVCISALYLSFLQPQAQTVILISTCLLVYFAMSANYLTQQRIKELNLHLQTLDTNHTLELSHNDKEFNRLAGQINNLLRHLSRKQHLLKSCSQETQYTANELQNSSNMVAQGAEEEHQALDTLVQESSAMSAAIDDILARIQTTLDMAHQTHSHSENGQVALANLGQQITSMQTTVSDNQAQMQELIQTTEKIRNFVATIEQITSNINLLSLNAAIESARAGEAGRGFAVVANEVRELAASTELAAQDIGLMVNSIASQVHASEQTSLKLIDFANLASQGSGKAHSALSAIYDAAQSTQQEVKQSMQGISEFQHTNNKMSDRLKGISTVSEQHSKASQDAKDMVKYLEWLSSRLDQKETSL
- the gltX gene encoding glutamate--tRNA ligase, yielding MSEVRTRIAPSPTGDPHVGTAYIALFNMAFARKMGGKFILRIEDTDQTRSTPESEKMILDALRWLGLDWAEGPDVGGEYGPYRQSERGDIYGQYARELVEKGHAFYAFETPEELDQMRAEQKEQGLPQKYDGRALLLSQAEVQAKLDAGVPYVIRMKVPEEGVCVVQDMLRGTIEIDWAQVDMQVLLKADGMPTYHLANVVDDHLMKITHVIRGEEWINSAPKHILLYQYFGWDMPTLCHMPLLRNPDKSKLSKRKNPTSILYYQRMGYMSEAVINYLGRMGWSMPDEREKFSLDEMIEQFDIQRVSLGGPVFDVEKLSWLNGMWIRENLTAETFAQKYVEWALNPEYLMKILPLVIPRVETFSDVADVAGFFLKGLLPLTKEDFASIKMEEETLRKAMQFALWRLEALNQWEKDNIFNELKSLAQSLEIKPKDLFAPLFVAISGSTASVSVFDAMAILGSDISRARMRTAVNALGGPSKKEAKRWEKEYAAL
- a CDS encoding TolC family outer membrane protein, giving the protein MKKHIISSLITAAVMSSTAVQAESIYDVYKLAKQNDPGLRAAAATYQAQKEGVTVTKGNLYPEISFSGSLGYTNIDSPSIEYDNNSNSLALELNYPIYSPALGYAVDAVEISSASAGVSYENSEEDLALTTLTEYFNLLIAQSTLQTTEALVKSTASQLDRAKKQYEVGLASVTDLQDAQAEYDSVRVTELSARSSVSYAQKALYQRTGRVIESIPTLSADYPIRLDPNMTVDTLIAKAQKDNKELKILSLAVESAENNISIQKSNGRTPTVSITGSLSRTDNDYSVTSSSLTSGATNTTALSLGVSIPLYSGGAINASVRQASAEAESAIEQKASSLQSIELNIRSLYLDLQTAVAQIEAQQQLIRSRNSALEATKAGYDVGTRNLVELLDAQSNLYDAQNTYEQYRYNFVLKQLSLLEATGDLTEDKIKQLDKWLVAQN
- a CDS encoding methyl-accepting chemotaxis protein, which produces MLANLSFRTKLLSLLIAAVLGFVVVTAVALQGLNVQETSSSQFDRLTTVDKDLSSLTIILMEEYESLSSIDDSSFDAFITTLDSNYENFTVILNKDLELLQDTGAKENLTKIASSLDIYNTALKQLVIQKQTVGFNGTSGLKGTISSLGEKVTEEISFLSLVKQEFLPVREAEKNYIFEPNAANKALFMERFDKFFKRVTNFGLEERFGEVINQYFTAIENFDNENQTLAQLQNAFSSAKNNFSDTRLAAADYMQQAVTEARQQASSSSQQASISVIIVSIVVAIIAALLMASIGRDVKKTLSQIISDLSKVKSGDLTARLTVNNKRNDEFDSLCGSVNEMTTGLGAVIGDVVTTTRDVSGMVTELNTSVTNIAESNRSVSEQTNSLAAATEEISTTISSISHTTEDLSSQSQNTYESAKLGAETINGAISNLSTTIKVVNKTSEQLNELGQLSKDIDNVIAMINDLANQTNLLALNAAIEAARAGEAGRGFSVVADEVRSLAEKTVDATAKITDIVSTIQSSTQNAIKTMKDGQENLHAIEDYSEKAELAIREIEQNAQTSSSSSVEMARSIQEVAKTAIHMSEEMDKIAQQLQRDNSYINNIEGNTRDIHNQVSSLDSKTGVFTTQ
- a CDS encoding 5'-3' exonuclease H3TH domain-containing protein, whose amino-acid sequence is MDKTLLIIDGLNLIRRLYAALEAEQDAVRRVERTQSIAIDALSKLAQQFDPDYAVVVFDSNGKTWRHQVYPEYKLGRVPMDDALLESLEEFARVFRYNHFPCLRMSGWEADDLIATLAVKASQHKVTSYIVSTDKGFTQLLGDEYILQYDYFAKLGYNKAWVPGKYGVQAEQLMDYWALVGDTTNRIPGVKGIGPKTALNIIADAPTIEAIYANLQTFSERIQKLLAGGYEQCLLSRSLVSLKTDVSLGFPLSKLKFQPKKDA
- a CDS encoding M18 family aminopeptidase, whose product is MEYSQFNDSLLSFLQASPTPFHATDSMRLALLAEGYVELVEEDNWVIEEGGKYFVTRNESSLIAFTTPVLDVSQTGWRMIGAHTDSPCLKLKPNAHVDRFGYHQLGVEVYGGVLLHTWLDRDLSIAGRVTAKTDAGNIVSRLIDFKEPIAVVPNLAIHLNRKVNEGFSVNPQEEILPILCGADNEFDLHQLLIAQLRQQHPDLPVAQVLDFELSLYDTQPAALVGLHKEYICSARLDNLLSCYVGLQALLSSNNERPSLLICTDHEEIGSLSACGANGPFLDDVLRRLSPNPEQFVQAIQRSMLVSADNAHALHPNYANRHDKNHAPAINKGAVIKVNANQRYATNSETASIYRDVAAQENYHVQTFVVRSDMGCGSTIGPITSGEIGVPTIDIGLPTFGMHSIRELAGSHDAFGLYKVLARFTKRDTLMTR